Sequence from the Luteibacter aegosomaticola genome:
CAGGCTCTTGCGGTCATACGGCTTGGCCAGGTATTCCATGCGCGGCAGCAGCCAGTCGTGCTGTTCACGCATCTCACCCGACGCTACCAGCACGCGCATGTCGGCATGTCGCGTCGCGAGTTCCTGGCCAGATACCGTGCCCGGCATGCGTACGTCGGTGAAAAGAACATCTGCCGTGCCGTTTTCGAGCCAGCGTTCGGCTTCGTCGCCGTTTGGTGCGGTGTGCACGGTATGCCCTTCGCCCTCCAGGATCATGGCGGAAATCTCGCGGATGGCGTCATCGTCCTCGACAAGCAGGACGACCAGGGGGCGTGTGGTCATGGCTCAGGTTTCGCAGGGAATCGGCGAGGCAAATAACGTGCGCAGCGTGAAGGCGCCGTCAAGGGGTGCGTGCATGCGCATGCTATTCCATTGCTGCGTCACGCGCCGCATCATAGGGTTTTCCAGACC
This genomic interval carries:
- a CDS encoding response regulator, which encodes MTTRPLVVLLVEDDDAIREISAMILEGEGHTVHTAPNGDEAERWLENGTADVLFTDVRMPGTVSGQELATRHADMRVLVASGEMREQHDWLLPRMEYLAKPYDRKSLLAAVARLAN